The window ATAAGGCCAGTATAGGGTACAGAAAGACGTAAAATTGCTACAATCTTTTTTAGATCTTCATCTGACACTAAGTTTAATTTATCATATAATGGTGTATTATAGGCCGGCTCCATTCTGGGAAAAGAAATAGTATGAGGTCCAATCCCAAACTTATTTTCAAGGTGAATAGTATGATAAAGAAGACCCATCACTTCAAATTTCCAGTCATCATGAAGTCCAAAAAGTGCTCCGATTCCCAGATCATCAATTCCTGCTTCCATAGCTCTATCCAGTCCATATAATCTCCACTGATAATCACTTTTGGGATCACCTTCAGGATGCATCTTTTGATAGGTTTGATGATGATAAGTTTCCTGGAAAATCTGATAGGTTCCAATCCCTACTTCTTTTAACTTCTTATATTCCTTAACTTCCAGTGGCTTGGCATTAACATTGCTTCTTCTAATCTCCCCCGGGCCATTAATAGTATCATAGGCAGTTTCTATCGTTTCACACATAAAATCTGCATCATAATCAGGGTGAGAACCATAAACCATAATCAATCTCTTATGTCCTCTATTTTCTAAAATCTCCACTTCTTCTCTTAATTCATCTTCACTTAAAGTCATTCTCTCTGTACCTTCATTTTCTCTTCTAAAACCACAATAACGGCAGTTATTTACACATTTATTTCCAACATATAAAGGAGCAAAAAATACAATTCGCTTCCCATAAACATCTTCTTTAATCTGACCTGCCAATTCATAAATTTCCTCTAAAAGTTCTTTATCTTCTACATGTAAAAGTTTTGCTGTTTCTTCTGGCTCCAGTCTGTTTTTAGCCTTTGCTTTGGCCATAATCTCTCTTATTTCTTTATGGTCAGGATTTTTAGCCTCTCTTAGCTGTTTTTCAATTAAGTTATCATTAATAAAATCTTTAGTCATTATTTGACCTCCTAAAATTATTTTTCTTAAGCCATTTTATGCTATCTCCCCGGGCCATACTTACTTCAAAACCAACTTTTTTTACCCTCTCTTTTATTTTATTGAGTTCCGAAACATCAGTATCACCTTTATTTTGATAGATCTCATATTTACCACGATTAGCCGCTGATGAAAGATTGGGCATAATCACATTAGCTCCTGCTTTAAGACTTTTTTCCCAACCTCTTTTATCCAAAGTGTTTAAAGCTGTAGTAGCTGGAATTAATGTTTCCGGTAAAAGTAAGCGGACTAAGGCATAAGAGATTAGAGTTAACTCTACACTTCCATTTTCTTTTCCAGCCAGTGGTGTGTCTGGATGAGTAATCAATGGTCCCAAACCTACCATATCCAGTTCATGCTTTTTTAAAAATAAAAGATTATGAGCAATATCTTCTAAAGTCTGTCCTGGCAGACCTATAATAAAACCGGCTCCAGTTTGATATCCAATTTCTTTTAGATTATTAAGACATTTTTCTCTTTTAAAAAAATTCTGTCCGGGATGAAGATTATTATATCTCTCTTTATTAGCTGTTTCATGACGCAAAAGATAACGATCTGCTCCGGCTTTATATAATTTTTTATAACTTTCATAACTTCTTTCTCCTAAAGAAAGGGTAAGAGCAATATCTTGAAACTCATCTTTAATCTTTTTTATCAGCTTAATTAATCTCTGATCTGTAAAATACTCATCTTCTCCACTCTGTAAAACAAGTGTCTTATATCCCATCTGATTCGCCTTGACAAATGAATTAATAATTTCAGCTCTATTAAGCCTATATCTTTCAATATTTTCATTATCCATCCTAAGTCCACAATAAAGACAGTTATTTTCACAGTAATTAGAAAATTCCAGTAAACCTCTGAGAAAAACATTATTCCCATAAGTTTCTAAAGTAGTTCTTTTAGCATAATAGAAAAGGCGATTTTTATAATATTCATCTAAGTTTTTGAGCAAATATAGCAATTCTTTATATTCTATGTTATTTTTTTCATAAAGTTTTCTAATAATATTTTCCATCTTTAAAATTCCTTTTTAGATATAGAAGTTTTAACTGAGACTCCATCTATATTACCTAATTTACCGGTCAGACTATTAATCTCATCCATTGAACCAACTACTGTTAAAGAAATAGCTGAAACACCTTTTTCTACAAGAGGTAAACCCAATCTTCCTCTCACAATTTCTTTATATTCGGCCACAATTTTATTAAATTCAAATTGAGCTTTTTTCGGTTCTTCTAAAATGGCTCCAATAACCGCTATTTTATTTTTCATAATTATCACCTCTAAATTTTTTTAAATTAAAAAAAGACTTCCACAGTAAGGGAAGTCAGGTAAAGTAGTCTCCAGATATAGTAAACCTAAACATAGTTCGTTCGCCCAGGCTTTCTGGAAAACTCTTTTCCTAATCCCTTTCCTGTTGGTTAATACCAGTTGGTCAGGTTTCAGGTTCTCTTTTTAATTCAGCTAATCCAAGGATTTCCTCGAAAAAGCTGAATATATTGTGAAATAATAAACAATCTTTATTATTAATATAATATACAACTATTTACTAAAAGTCAAGTGATTTACCTCCCATAACGTCCTTCTTCCAAATCTTTTTTTAAATAATTTTCTTGAAGATTAAAAATTGGTATAAAATCTAAATATTTTCTCATTATATTTTTATGAAATTTAATTCGCAATTTTTCTGATTTAGTAAATAATAATTTTCCGTTTTTTAAAATATTAACTGCCAGAAGAAGAGAAACTTCACTTAAAATTACTAAATCGACTTCTCTTTTTACTAATGACTGTACTTCTGTGATTAATTCACTACGATATCCAAAAGTGCCGCTATCTGGCTTTTTACTTTCATCAATATATACTGCAATATCTATATCACTTAATTTATTTTCTTTACCCTGGGCCATAGAACCATAGAGATAAGCAAATACAACCTCATCTCTATTATATAAATACTCTTTTATATCTTTAATACTCACCTTCTTCACCACCTAATATTAGTACTTACTATTCAGCTATTTCATCAGATAATTTATACAAAAATTCCTCAAAATTACTAAAACTATCTTTTAAAGAAGAGTTAACTTTATTCATCTCTTTTACCAATGGTTTAATCTGATCCCAATCTAACTCATATTCATACCCATGTCTTACCACATGTCTAAATCTTCGTAACTTATCTAATTTTTTTCTTTCTTTATCATTTAATAAAGCAGGTCGAACATCTTTAATAGCTATTGCCATCTGTTCCAAAAGATCTAAATGCCATTTTTCTCCAGTAGGCAAGTCACCATCTAATTCTTTAGCTATTCTTTTAAAAGAAGTTTCTAAAGAAGTATAGTAATGTTGTAATGATAAAGCTATTGCATATATATTAGCATCTTTTTCAGATTTTTTTCATTTTATTGGCTTTCTTCTTTTTGGCTATCATAAATAATCTCTCCTTCATTTTCAATATGTTTTTTTAAACTTTCATTACATCTCTCCATATTTACAAGGTCAAAAGAATGTTTTAGTTTTTGTTCAAACTCTCCCCATAATTTTAAATAATCTTTTGAATCAATACCTTTAACTCCTAAATCAATATCTGATTTTAAATGAAAACTATCTCTATTGATTAATGAACCAAAAAGATATATTTTATTTAAACCATATTTTTTGCCTATTTTTTTAGCAGTTAAGCGAACTTTTATATTTAATTTTTTATACAATTTATCAGTTTTTCTTTCTTCTATTTCTATATCTTTTAAATGTTTTTTTATATAATTAGTTATATCAATTTCTTTTTCAGTCATTCTCTTCACCACCTTTAGTCAATCTATCTATATAATTATTATATCATAATTTAACAATTTTCCCCAAAAAGAAAGAGACAGTTAATAACTGTCTCTTTTTAAGTAAAAATTAACATCCATATTTAATGCAGTTTTCTTCTCTTAAACCATTAAGACATTTACTGCATATATATTTTCCTTTGTGATATAAAACTCCTGTCTTATTTCCACAGAAGACACAGGTAAAGTCATTTTTCTTTTCGG is drawn from Halanaerobiales bacterium and contains these coding sequences:
- the hydG gene encoding [FeFe] hydrogenase H-cluster radical SAM maturase HydG; the protein is MTKDFINDNLIEKQLREAKNPDHKEIREIMAKAKAKNRLEPEETAKLLHVEDKELLEEIYELAGQIKEDVYGKRIVFFAPLYVGNKCVNNCRYCGFRRENEGTERMTLSEDELREEVEILENRGHKRLIMVYGSHPDYDADFMCETIETAYDTINGPGEIRRSNVNAKPLEVKEYKKLKEVGIGTYQIFQETYHHQTYQKMHPEGDPKSDYQWRLYGLDRAMEAGIDDLGIGALFGLHDDWKFEVMGLLYHTIHLENKFGIGPHTISFPRMEPAYNTPLYDKLNLVSDEDLKKIVAILRLSVPYTGLILTAREDPEVRKEIIPAGITQIDAGSRIGIGGYHESEKEIEKKEQFQLGDLRSLDEVIKEISEMNIIPSFCTAGYRCGRTGENFMSLARPGKVHKYCMPNAALTFKEYLLDYASAETKEAGEEVIDYILDEIEKKDSKRRKLVEEKLKEVERGKRDIYV
- the hydE gene encoding [FeFe] hydrogenase H-cluster radical SAM maturase HydE yields the protein MENIIRKLYEKNNIEYKELLYLLKNLDEYYKNRLFYYAKRTTLETYGNNVFLRGLLEFSNYCENNCLYCGLRMDNENIERYRLNRAEIINSFVKANQMGYKTLVLQSGEDEYFTDQRLIKLIKKIKDEFQDIALTLSLGERSYESYKKLYKAGADRYLLRHETANKERYNNLHPGQNFFKREKCLNNLKEIGYQTGAGFIIGLPGQTLEDIAHNLLFLKKHELDMVGLGPLITHPDTPLAGKENGSVELTLISYALVRLLLPETLIPATTALNTLDKRGWEKSLKAGANVIMPNLSSAANRGKYEIYQNKGDTDVSELNKIKERVKKVGFEVSMARGDSIKWLKKNNFRRSNND
- a CDS encoding TM1266 family iron-only hydrogenase system putative regulator, giving the protein MKNKIAVIGAILEEPKKAQFEFNKIVAEYKEIVRGRLGLPLVEKGVSAISLTVVGSMDEINSLTGKLGNIDGVSVKTSISKKEF
- a CDS encoding nucleotidyltransferase domain-containing protein gives rise to the protein MSIKDIKEYLYNRDEVVFAYLYGSMAQGKENKLSDIDIAVYIDESKKPDSGTFGYRSELITEVQSLVKREVDLVILSEVSLLLAVNILKNGKLLFTKSEKLRIKFHKNIMRKYLDFIPIFNLQENYLKKDLEEGRYGR
- a CDS encoding nucleotidyltransferase domain-containing protein, which gives rise to MTEKEIDITNYIKKHLKDIEIEERKTDKLYKKLNIKVRLTAKKIGKKYGLNKIYLFGSLINRDSFHLKSDIDLGVKGIDSKDYLKLWGEFEQKLKHSFDLVNMERCNESLKKHIENEGEIIYDSQKEESQ